A portion of the Heliomicrobium undosum genome contains these proteins:
- a CDS encoding HD-GYP domain-containing protein, with product MSRINIDAVQKGLILDEPIYTKTGALLLPRGTVLDERRIHFLKNLGVEWVEVTSKLARKSAKGASGRLTRTTAGAGDHENAPDGAGSVHDQEPPEERAFYDLLREDLLLQVNSAVIHYSQQGSHDREMSDLLALFGGLLRERNRINHLLEMKSTDAFTFKHAVNVAVLAVLTGLAMRLSEESLRMVALGGLLHDIGKKKVPPEVLFADGALSPESRRRIEEHTEHGYDTLVRDTALPEEIALMALQHHERLDGSGYPRRLQGKQIHLFSQLVGVADVFEAMTSTRNHRPGYNPVEIVEYLMGASGTLFPERIVKALLDSITIYRIGSAVQLSNGETGIVVKANPQLPSRPVVRIVFDERRMPMRHEHTVDLSQPSHTTLCIVRSYG from the coding sequence ATGAGCCGGATCAACATCGACGCTGTCCAAAAAGGATTGATTTTGGACGAGCCCATCTATACTAAGACTGGGGCCTTGCTCTTGCCCCGTGGGACCGTCCTGGATGAACGACGCATCCACTTTTTAAAAAACCTCGGCGTAGAGTGGGTGGAGGTCACCTCAAAGCTCGCGCGTAAAAGCGCCAAAGGCGCCTCGGGGCGATTGACCCGAACGACGGCGGGCGCGGGAGATCACGAGAATGCCCCCGACGGGGCAGGCTCTGTTCATGACCAGGAGCCGCCGGAGGAACGGGCTTTTTATGATCTGCTGCGGGAGGATCTTCTGCTGCAAGTGAACAGCGCCGTCATCCACTACTCCCAGCAGGGGAGCCATGACCGTGAAATGAGCGATTTGCTGGCACTGTTCGGCGGTCTGCTCCGTGAACGCAACCGGATCAACCACCTGCTGGAAATGAAGTCGACGGACGCCTTTACGTTTAAACACGCCGTCAATGTGGCCGTTTTGGCGGTGCTGACAGGGCTGGCGATGCGGCTGTCCGAGGAAAGCCTGCGCATGGTCGCCCTAGGCGGTCTTCTGCACGATATCGGCAAGAAAAAAGTCCCGCCGGAGGTCCTCTTCGCCGATGGGGCGCTGAGCCCCGAGAGCCGCCGCCGGATCGAGGAGCATACGGAGCACGGCTATGACACCCTCGTCCGGGATACAGCGCTGCCTGAGGAGATCGCCCTCATGGCGTTGCAGCACCACGAGCGGCTGGACGGCTCCGGCTATCCCCGCCGATTGCAGGGGAAGCAGATCCACCTCTTCAGCCAGTTGGTGGGTGTGGCCGATGTCTTTGAGGCGATGACGTCCACGCGCAACCACCGTCCGGGCTACAACCCGGTCGAGATCGTCGAGTATCTGATGGGCGCCAGCGGCACCCTTTTTCCGGAACGGATCGTCAAAGCGCTGCTGGACAGCATCACCATCTACCGCATCGGCTCGGCCGTCCAACTGAGCAACGGCGAAACCGGCATCGTCGTCAAAGCGAACCCGCAACTGCCCTCGCGCCCTGTCGTGCGCATCGTCTTCGATGAACGGCGCATGCCTATGCGCCATGAGCACACCGTCGATCTGTCCCAACCTTCCCATACGACCCTCTGCATCGTCCGTTCCTACGGTTGA
- a CDS encoding gamma-glutamyl-gamma-aminobutyrate hydrolase family protein → MSRPRVLLTPSFERGRLSLRREYCRALAGAGLTVWPVPLEAAEEPWNYLDMAHGVVLSGGGDIDPARYGQQPHAALGEVDPERDALEFTLTAEALRRQLPVLAVCRGMQVLNVALGGTLIQDIPRQRPIALRHQQKAPRWHPSHSIEVTGGSRLREIYPPGFGRVNSFHHQSVDRVGRELRPVAAAPDGIIEALEGIGPGFIMAVQWHPEDLCHCEPESRGLFRLFAEACRGEMAKRGESVGGGG, encoded by the coding sequence ATGTCCAGACCTCGGGTGTTGCTCACGCCGTCCTTTGAGCGAGGCCGATTGTCGCTTCGCCGGGAGTACTGCCGTGCCCTCGCCGGCGCCGGCCTCACCGTTTGGCCCGTTCCGCTCGAAGCAGCGGAGGAACCCTGGAACTACCTGGACATGGCTCATGGCGTCGTCCTCTCCGGCGGCGGCGATATCGACCCGGCGCGCTACGGCCAGCAGCCCCACGCCGCCTTGGGAGAGGTCGACCCTGAGCGGGATGCCCTGGAATTTACCCTTACCGCTGAGGCGTTGCGGCGGCAACTGCCCGTCCTGGCCGTCTGCCGGGGAATGCAGGTTCTCAACGTGGCTCTGGGCGGGACGCTCATCCAAGATATCCCTCGCCAGCGCCCGATCGCCCTGCGCCACCAGCAGAAGGCGCCCCGCTGGCACCCCTCCCACTCGATTGAGGTGACCGGCGGCAGCCGGCTGCGGGAGATTTATCCCCCCGGATTCGGCCGGGTCAACAGCTTCCACCACCAGTCTGTCGACCGCGTCGGCCGGGAACTGCGGCCTGTCGCCGCCGCTCCGGACGGGATCATCGAAGCCCTCGAAGGGATCGGGCCCGGCTTCATCATGGCGGTGCAGTGGCACCCGGAAGATTTGTGTCACTGTGAACCCGAGTCAAGAGGATTGTTCCGCCTCTTTGCCGAAGCTTGTAGGGGGGAAATGGCAAAAAGGGGAGAATCCGTTGGGGGTGGGGGTTGA
- a CDS encoding type II toxin-antitoxin system PemK/MazF family toxin, translating to MAIRRGEVYYAELNPVVGSEQGGTRPVLIIQNDIGNQYSPTTIVAAITSQISKAKLPTHVEVPARRSGLDRDSVVLLEQIRTIDKTRLREKIGMLDDEMMDKVARALEISLGLVDI from the coding sequence ATGGCCATACGAAGAGGAGAAGTTTACTACGCCGAATTGAACCCGGTCGTCGGCTCGGAACAGGGAGGAACCCGCCCCGTTTTGATCATTCAGAACGACATCGGCAACCAATACTCTCCCACCACCATCGTCGCCGCCATCACCTCCCAGATCAGCAAGGCCAAACTGCCGACTCATGTGGAAGTGCCAGCCCGCCGCAGCGGGCTGGATCGGGACTCGGTCGTCTTGCTGGAACAGATCCGCACCATCGATAAGACCCGCCTTCGTGAAAAAATCGGCATGCTCGATGATGAAATGATGGATAAAGTCGCACGGGCGCTGGAGATCAGTCTGGGGCTCGTCGACATCTGA
- a CDS encoding CopG family ribbon-helix-helix protein produces MPELKRIQVTLPESLLDELDRVLMAEKMNRSQLIREAVNLYMSEHKRKVLRDQMRRGYAEMARINLELALEGFVAEVDVERLYEARLAR; encoded by the coding sequence GTGCCCGAGTTGAAACGCATCCAGGTTACCTTGCCGGAATCATTGTTGGACGAACTGGACCGGGTATTGATGGCCGAGAAGATGAACCGCAGCCAACTCATTCGGGAAGCGGTGAATTTATACATGAGCGAGCACAAGCGCAAGGTCTTGCGCGATCAGATGCGCAGGGGCTATGCCGAAATGGCCCGCATCAACCTGGAACTCGCGCTGGAAGGCTTCGTCGCCGAGGTGGATGTGGAGCGCCTGTACGAGGCGAGGTTGGCCAGGTAG
- the alr gene encoding alanine racemase, with protein MDTALESEIDENNFPIAVGSQAKGYTVDGKEPAGAYPADGRPAWAEIRLGAFAHNLRVLRQATQPQARLMAVIKADGYGHGAVALAREALRQGVDRFVVALLDEALKLRDAGITQPILILGYTPPSACYRVVAEDLSQSVYCRTVAEALSAAAVRLGRTARIHLKVETGMGRVGFQGDEGVREMLAIARLPGISVEGVFSHFATADEPDKSFAREQLERFLTITGRLQQAGLEIPMRHMANSAAILDLPESHLEGVRPGIALYGSSPFDGVRRDGASLEPVMTLKARIVFIKEVAAGTPISYGCTYRCPRRTRIATLPLGYADGIRRTLSGRIGAYKGDRYFPQVGRICMDQFMIDIGDAELAEGDEVTLFGRWQEGGAWRTAPVEDWARADGTISYEILSVLSPRVPRHYVP; from the coding sequence ATGGACACAGCGCTGGAAAGCGAAATCGACGAAAATAACTTCCCCATAGCCGTCGGCTCCCAGGCTAAAGGATACACAGTGGATGGGAAAGAACCCGCTGGAGCTTACCCTGCCGATGGGCGTCCCGCTTGGGCGGAAATCCGTCTCGGCGCCTTTGCCCATAACCTGCGGGTCTTGCGCCAAGCGACTCAACCGCAGGCTCGCCTGATGGCGGTGATCAAAGCCGACGGCTACGGCCACGGCGCCGTCGCGCTGGCTCGGGAAGCCCTCCGTCAGGGCGTAGACCGCTTTGTCGTGGCTTTGTTGGATGAGGCGTTGAAACTGCGCGACGCCGGGATCACACAGCCCATCCTGATCCTGGGGTACACCCCGCCGTCAGCCTGTTACCGCGTTGTCGCCGAAGACCTGAGCCAGTCCGTCTACTGCCGGACGGTGGCGGAAGCCCTTTCGGCGGCGGCCGTGCGGCTTGGACGGACGGCGCGGATCCACCTGAAGGTGGAGACCGGCATGGGCCGCGTCGGTTTTCAGGGTGACGAGGGTGTGCGGGAGATGCTGGCCATCGCCCGGCTGCCGGGGATCTCCGTCGAGGGCGTCTTCAGCCACTTCGCCACGGCTGATGAGCCCGACAAGTCCTTCGCCCGGGAACAGTTGGAACGGTTTTTGACGATCACCGGACGGCTGCAACAGGCCGGCCTCGAGATCCCGATGCGGCATATGGCCAACTCGGCAGCCATCCTTGACCTCCCCGAGTCCCATCTCGAAGGGGTGCGCCCGGGAATCGCCCTCTACGGCTCATCCCCCTTTGATGGGGTCAGGCGGGACGGGGCGTCCTTGGAGCCGGTGATGACCCTGAAGGCCCGCATCGTCTTCATCAAGGAGGTCGCCGCCGGGACGCCGATCAGTTACGGCTGTACATACCGCTGCCCCCGGCGGACGCGCATCGCCACGCTCCCTCTCGGCTACGCCGACGGGATCCGGCGCACCCTGTCGGGCCGCATCGGCGCCTATAAGGGAGATCGCTATTTTCCCCAGGTCGGCCGGATTTGCATGGACCAGTTCATGATCGACATCGGCGACGCCGAACTGGCGGAAGGGGACGAGGTGACGCTCTTCGGACGCTGGCAGGAAGGCGGCGCCTGGCGGACGGCCCCTGTCGAGGACTGGGCGCGGGCGGACGGGACGATTTCCTATGAGATCCTGAGCGTCCTCTCGCCGCGGGTGCCTCGTCACTATGTGCCATAA
- a CDS encoding CBS domain-containing protein produces MSSKDLLASEVMSREVYTVYPDTPVADVVKLMIEKRISGVPVISRQGGVVGIISEGDLLFKDKDLRYPSFISLLGGMIYLESPKRFEEEFRKSIALRAEEIMTGDVITVEEEARVSEMASLMTEQQVNRLPVLRNGKLVGIVTRADILRALVTDFE; encoded by the coding sequence ATGAGTTCGAAAGATTTGCTAGCCTCCGAGGTCATGAGCCGGGAGGTGTATACGGTCTACCCCGATACCCCTGTGGCTGACGTGGTCAAACTGATGATCGAGAAGCGGATCAGCGGTGTGCCTGTCATTTCCCGTCAGGGCGGCGTTGTCGGGATCATTTCCGAAGGGGACCTGTTGTTTAAGGATAAAGACCTCCGCTACCCCAGCTTCATCTCCCTCCTGGGCGGCATGATCTACCTGGAAAGCCCCAAGCGCTTTGAAGAGGAATTCCGTAAGTCCATCGCCCTGAGGGCTGAAGAAATCATGACGGGCGACGTGATCACCGTCGAGGAAGAGGCCCGGGTCTCGGAAATGGCCAGCCTGATGACGGAGCAGCAGGTCAACCGCCTGCCGGTGCTTCGGAACGGCAAACTGGTCGGGATCGTCACCCGCGCCGACATCCTCCGGGCGCTTGTCACCGACTTCGAGTGA